In Scleropages formosus chromosome 10, fSclFor1.1, whole genome shotgun sequence, a single genomic region encodes these proteins:
- the myo7aa gene encoding myosin VIIAa: MVILQQTDVVRMYKRRDYVELYEKEQAKWALLRNVSSVFKHSTLLPGDYVWLDLKTGREFGVPIGAVVKLCDSGQIQVLDDEGNEHWISPQNATNIKPMHPTSIHGVEDMIRLGDLNEAGILRNLLIRYREHLIYTYTGSILVAVNPYQLLPIYTADQIRLYTNKKIGEMPPHIFAIADNCYFNMQRNNKDQCCIISGESGAGKTESTKLILQFLAAISGQHSWIEQQVLEANPILEAFGNAKTIRNDNSSRFGKYIDIHFNKRGAIEGAKIEQYLLEKSRVCRQAHDERNYHIFYCMLKGMSSEQKKKLGLGKATDYTYLTMGNCTMCDGRDDMKEYSNIRSAMKVLMFTDTENWEISKLLAAILHLGNLRYEARTYDNLDACEVVRCPDLAIAAMLLEVDPKDLTNCLTSRTIITRGETVSTPLSVEQALDVRDAFVKGIYGRLFVWIVDKINAAIYKPPSTEPKAVRRSIGLLDIFGFENFTFNSFEQLCINFANENLQQFFVRHVFKLEQEEYNLENINWQHIEFTDNQDALDMIAIKPMNIISLIDEESKFPKGTDTTMLNKLNSQHKLNTNYIPPKNSYETQFGIQHFAGVVYYETRGFLEKNRDTLHGDIIQLVHSSKNKFIKQIFQADVAMGAETRKRSPTLSSQFKRSLELLMRTLSVCQPFFVRCIKPNEYKKPMLFDRELCVRQLRYSGMMETIRIRRAGYPIRYTFVEFVDRYRVLMPGVKPAYKQEDLRGTCQRIAEAVLGRDDDWQMGKTKIFLKDHHDMLLEIERDKAITDKVILIQKVVRGFKDRSNFLRMRKSAMLVQKTWRGYYCRKNYSAMRAGFSRLQALYRSRKLYTMYHVARQRVMLLQARCRGFLVRRAFRHRLWAVITIQAYTRGMISRRLYKRLKGEYRRRLEAEKMRLAEEERLRNQMSAKKAKEEAERKHQERLAQLAREDAERQKREREEARRKKELVEQMEKARLEPVNDSDMVDKMFGFLGTTSSLPGQEGQAPAGFEDLERTQKELEEEDLDEALPLPEEEDEDLSEYKFAKFAATYFQGTSTHSYVRRPLKQPLLFHEDEGDQLAALAVWITVLRFMGDLPEPKYHTAISDGSEKIPVMTKIYETLGKRTYKRELQALQGDSESAHGDGHKKSSVRHKLVSLTLKKKSKITEEVTKRLNDGEYNTHGNSMLEDRPTSNLEKLHFIIGNGILRPALRDEIYCQICKQLSQNPSKSSHARGWILISLCVGCFAPSDKFVKYLRNFISGGPPGYAPYCEERLRRTFVNGTRTQPPSWLELQATKSKKPIMLPVTFMDGTTKTLLTDSATTARELCNALADKIGLRDRFGFSLYIALFDKVSSLGSGNDHVMDAVSQCEQYAKEQGAQERNAPWRLFFRKEIFTPWHSPAEDSVATNLIYQQIVRGVKFGEYRCDREEDLAELASQQYYVDYGSEILLERLLSLIPSYIPDREITSTRTVEKWAQFIMAAHKKGIYAQKRMEPQKVKEEVVDFARYKWPLLFSRFYEAFKFSGPSLPKNDVIVAVNWTGVYFVDEQEQVLLELSFPEITAVSSSRGGKLQGQSFTLATIKGDEYTFTSNNAEDIRDLVVTFLEGLRKRSKYVVALQDNPSPAGDDSTFLSFLKGDLIILDQDTGEQVMNSGWAHGINDRTKQKGDFPADCVYVLPTVTRPQHDIVALVTMTPDQRQESIRLSQVVMAQSEEQVKPYTLEEFSYDYFRPPPKHTLSRVMITKNRGKDKLWSCTREPIKQPLLKKVLNHEELSQEACMAFIAIMKYMGDYPSKRTRSVNELTDHIFEGALKAEPLKDEIYCQILKQLTDNHVKYSEEKGWELLWLCTGLFPPSNLLLPHIQRFLQAKKHHPLAADCMQRLQKALRNGSRKYPPHLVEVEAIQHKTTQIFHKVYFPDDTDEAFEVESSTKAKDFCLNISERLLLKSPEGFSLFVKISDKVISVPEGDFFFDFVRHLTDWIKKARPVKDGAVPSLTYQVFFMKKLWTSTVPGKDSFADSIFHYYQELPKYLRGYHKCSREEVFQLAALIYRVKFEDDKSHFPNIPKMLKELVPQDLIRQMSPDDWKRSVVAYFNKHAGKSREEAKLMFLKIIFKWATFGSAFFEVKQTTEPNFPEILLIAINKHGVSLIDPKTKDILITHPFTKISNWSSGNTYFHITIGNLVRGSKLLCETSLGYKMDDLLTSYISQMLTTMSKQRSSRGNSK; encoded by the exons ATGGTCATTCTGCAGCAG ACAGATGTAGTC AGGATGTACAAGCGGCGGGATTACGTAGAGCTGTACGAGAAAGAGCAGGCCAAGTGGGCGCTGCTGCGCAACGTCAGCTCCGTGTTCAAGCACAGCACCCTGCTGCCG GGGGACTATGTCTGGCTGGACCTCAAGACCGGCCGGGAGTTCGGGGTCCCCATTGGTGCTGTGGTCAAGCTGTGCGACTCGGGGCAGATCCAGGTCCTGGACGATGAGGGGAAT GAGCACTGGATCTCCCCCCAGAATGCCACCAACATCAAGCCCATGCATCCTACGTCCATCCATGGTGTGGAAGACATGATCCGGCTGGGCGACCTGAACGAGGCCGGGATCCTGCGCAACCTGCTCATCCGCTACCGAGAGCATCTTATctat ACCTACACAGGCTCCATCCTGGTGGCAGTGAACCCGTACCAGCTGTTGCCTATTTACACGGCAGATCAGATCCGCCTTTACACCAACAAGAAGATTGGCGAGATGCCTCCACACATCTTCGCCATCGCTGACAACTGCTACTTCAACATGCAGCGCAACAACAAGGACCAGTGCTGCATCATCAG CGGGGAGTCTGGAGCCGGCAAGACCGAGAGCACTAAGCTCATCCTGCAGTTCCTGGCGGCCATCAGCGGGCAGCACTCATGGATCGAGCAGCAGGTCCTGGAGGCCAACCCAATCCTGGAAG CTTTCGGCAACGCAAAGACCATCCGCAACGACAACTCCAGCCGCTTCGGCAAATACATCGACATCCACTTCAACAAGAGAGGCGCCATCGAGGGAGCCAAGATTGAGCAGTACCTTCTGGAGAAATCCCGAGTGTGCAGACAG GCACACGATGAGAGGAACTACCACATCTTTTACTGCATGCTGAAGGGCATGTCTtcagagcagaagaagaagctggGACTGGGAAAAGCGACGGACTACACCTACCTAACCATG GGCAACTGCACGATGTGCGACGGCCGAGATGACATGAAGGAGTACTCCAACATCCGCTCGGCTATGAAGGTGCTGATGTTCACTGACACGGAGAACTGGGAGATCTCCAAGCTGCTGGCCGCCATCCTGCACCTGGGCAACCTGCGCTACGAAG CTCGGACCTACGACAACCTGGACGCTTGCGAAGTGGTTCGATGCCCTGACCTCGCCATCGCAGCGATGCTGCTGGAG GTGGACCCCAAGGACCTGACCAACTGCCTCACCAGCCGCACCATCATCACCCGTGGAGAGACGGTGTCCACCCCACTGAGCGTGGAGCAGGCGCTGGACGTGCGAGATGCCTTCGTCAAG GGAATCTACGGGAGGCTCTTTGTGTGGATTGTGGACAAGATCAACGCTGCCATCTACAAGCCTCCGTCCACGGAGCCCAAGGCTGTGCGTCGCTCCATTGGCCTGCTGGACATCTTTGGCTTCGAGAACTTCACCTTCAACAG CTTCGAGCAGCTCTGTATCAACTTTGCCAACGAGAACCTGCAGCAGTTCTTTGTGCGACACGTCTTcaagctggagcaggaggagtaCAACCTGGAGAACATCAACTGGCAGCACATCGAGTTCACGGACAACCAGGACGCCCTCGACATGATAGCCATTAAGCCCATGAACATCATCTCCCTCATCGACGAGGAGAGCAAGTTTCCCAAG GGCACTGACACCACGATGCTGAACAAGCTCAACTCGCAGCACAAGCTCAACACCAACTACATTCCTCCCAAGAACAGCTACGAAACGCAGTTTGGGATCCAGCACTTCGCCGGCGTCGTCTACTACGAAACGAGGG GCTTCCTGGAGAAGAATCGCGACACCCTGCATGGAGACATCATCCAGCTGGTGCACTCCTCCAAGAACAAGTTCATCAAGCAGATCTTCCAGGCCGACGTTGCCATG GGTGCGGAGACCAGGAAGCGCTCGCCGACGCTCAGCAGCCAGTTCAAGCGCTCGCTGGAACTCCTCATGCGCACGCTCAGCGTTTGCCAGCCCTTCTTCGTTCGCTGCATCAAGCCCAACGAGTACAAGAAGCCCATG CTCTTTGACCGCGAGCTCTGCGTCCGGCAGCTGCGCTACTCCGGCATGATGGAGACCATCCGCATCCGCCGGGCCGGGTACCCCATCCGCTACACGTTCGTCGAGTTCGTGGACCGCTACCGCGTGCTCATGCCTGGCGTGAAGCCCGCATACAAGCAG GAGGACCTGCGGGGCACGTGCCAGCGCATCGCAGAAGCCGTCCTGGGGAGGGACGATGACTGGCAGATGGGCAAGACCAAGATCTTCCTCAAG GACCACCATGACATGCTGCTGGAGATCGAGCGAGACAAGGCCATCACAGACAAGGTCATCCTCATCCAGAAGGTGGTGCGAGGGTTCAAGGACAG ATCCAACTTCCTGAGAATGAGGAAGTCGGCCATGCTGGTCCAAAAGACGTGGAGGGGTTATTACTGCCGAAAGAACTATAGTGCG ATGCGGGCCGGGTTCTCGCGCCTGCAGGCTCTGTACCGCTCGCGGAAGCTCTACACGATGTACCACGTGGCGCGGCAGCGCGTCATGCTCTTGCAGGCCCGCTGCCGTGGCTTCTTGGTAAGACGGGCCTTCCGGCACCGACTGTGGGCCGTCATCACCATCCAGGCCTACACGCGTGGCATGATCTCCCGGAGGCTCTACAAGCGGCTCAAGGGCGAG TATCGGCGCCGCCTGGAGGCTGAGAAGATGCGTTTGGCGGAAGAGGAGCGCCTCCGCAACCAGATGAGTGCCAAGAAGGCCAAGGAGGAGGCAGAGCGCAAGCACCAGGAACGGCTGGCCCAGCTGGCCCGCGAGGATGCCGAACGCCAGAAGCGGGAGCGCGAGGAGGCGCGCCGCAAGAAGGAGCTCGTCGAGCAGATGGAGAAGGCGCGTCTGGAGCCCGTCAATGACTCCGACATGGTGGACAAGATGTTTGGCTTCCTGGGGACAACAAGCTCGTTGCCCGGGCAGGAGGGCCAGGCACCGGCCGGCTTCGAG GACCTGGAGCGCACTCAGAAGGAGCTCGAGGAGGAGGACCTGGACGAGGCCCTGCCGCTGCCCGAGGAAGAGGACGAGGACCTGTCCGAGTACAAGTTCGCCAAGTTTGCCGCCACCTACTTCCAGGGTACGAGCACACACAGCTATGTGCGACGCCCCCTCAAGCAGCCGCTGCTCTTCCACGAGGACGAGGGAGATCAGCTG GCAGCTCTTGCCGTCTGGATCACGGTGCTCCGATTCATGGGTGACCTGCCAGAACCCAAGTACCACACGGCCATCAGTGATGGCAGCGAGAAGATCCCTGTCATGACCAAGATCTACGAGACACTTGGCAAGAGGACCTACAAGCGGGAGCTGCAGGCTCTGCAGGGAGACAGCGAG AGCGCTCATGGCGACGGTCACAAGAAGAGCAGCGTTCGACACAAGCTGGTCTCCCTCACCCTTAAGAAGAAGTCAAAGATTACGGAGGAG GTGACCAAGCGTCTGAACGACGGCGAATACAACACCCACGGCAACAGCATGCTGGAGGACCGTCCCACGTCCAACCTGGAGAAGCTGCACTTCATCATTGGCAACGGCATCCTGCGTCCCGCCCTCAG AGACGAGATCTACTGTCAGATCTGCAAGCAGCTGAGCCAGAACCCGTCCAAAAGCAGCCACGCCCGCGGCTGGATCCTCATCTCGCTGTGTGTGGGCTGCTTCGCACCTTCCGACAAGTTTGTCAAA TATCTGAGGAACTTCATCAGCGGCGGCCCACCTGGGTATGCCCCCTACTGCGAGGAGAGGTTGCGACGCACCTTCGTCAACGGCACGCGCACCCAGCCGCCCTCCTGGCTCGAGCTTCAG GCAACCAAGTCCAAGAAGCCCATCATGCTGCCGGTGACCTTCATGGACGGCACGACAAAGACGCTGCTCACGGACTCGGCCACGACGGCCAGAGAGCTGTGCAACGCGCTGGCTGACAAGATCGGCTTGAGGGATCGCTTTGGCTTCTCGCTCTACATCGCCCTCTTCGACAAG GTGTCTTCGCTGGGAAGCGGCAACGACCACGTCATGGATGCCGTGTCTCAGTGCGAGCAGTACGCCAAGGAGCAGGGTGCCCAGGAGCGCAACGCCCCCTGGAGGCTGTTCTTCCGCAAGGAGATCTTCACGCCCTGGCACAGTCCTGCCGAGGACAGCGTGGCCACCAACCTCATCTACCAGCAGATCGTTCGCGGCGTCAAGTTTGGCGAGTACCGTTGCGACCGG GAGGAGGACCTGGCCGAGCTCGCCTCCCAGCAGTACTACGTGGATTACGGCTCCGAGATCCTGCTGGAGCGTCTGCTCAGTCTCATCCCCTCCTACATCCCGGACAGAGAGATCACCTCCACCCGCACCGTGGAGAAGTGGGCCCAGTTCATCATGGCTGCACACAAAAAG GGAATCTATGCGCAGAAGAGGATGGAGCCCCAGAAAGTCAAGGAGGAAGTGGTAGATTTTGCACGATACAAGTGGCCTTTGCTCTTTTCCAGATTCTACGAGGCCTTTAAATTTTCAG GTCCTAGCCTGCCGAAGAACGATGTCATCGTGGCGGTGAACTGGACAGGCGTGTACTTTGTGGACGAACAGGAGCAAGTTCTTCTGGAGCTGTCCTTCCCGGAGATCACGGCCGTCTCCAGCAGCAG AGGCGGCAAACTGCAGGGCCAGAGCTTCACCTTGGCCACCATCAAGGGCGATGAATACACCTTCACGTCCAACAATGCCGAGGACATACGGGACCTGGTGGTCACATTTCTCGAAGGGCTGAGGAAGAGGTCAAAGTACGTCGTGGCCCTGCAGGACAACCCCAGTCCTG CCGGCGACGACTCCACATTCCTCAGCTTCCTGAAGGGTGATCTGATCATTCTGGACCAGGACACTGGCGAGCAGGTGATGAACTCCGGCTGGGCGCACGGCATCAATGACAGGACCAAGCAGAAGGGTGACTTCCCAGCAGACTGCGTCTACGTGCTGCCCACCGTGACGAGGCCGCAGCACGACATCGTG GCCTTGGTCACAATGACGCCAGACCAGCGCCAGGAGTCCATCCGGCTCTCCCAGGTGGTGATGGCACAGAGCGAGGAGCAGGTCAAGCCCTACACCCTGGAGGAGTTCTCCTATGACTATTTTAG ACCCCCGCCTAAGCACACATTGAGCCGCGTCATGATCACCAAGAACCGGGGCAAGGACAAGTTGTGGAGCTGCACTAGGGAGCCCATCAAGCAGCCGCTGCTCAAGAAGGTGTTGAATCACGAGGAGCTCTCCCAGGAGGCCTGCATGGCTTTCATCG CTATAATGAAGTACATGGGCGACTACCCATCCAAGAGGACCCGCTCCGTCAATGAGCTCACCGACCACATATTTGAAGGGGCCTTGAAGGCAGAGCCACTCAAGGATGAGATCTACTGCCAAATTCTCAAGCAGCTCACGGACAACCACGTCAA GTACAGCGAGGAGAAAGGCTGGGAGCTGCTCTGGCTGTGCACGGGTCTCTTCCCCCCAAGCAACCTGCTACTGCCCCACATCCAGAGATTCCTGCAGGCCAAGAAGCACCATCCGCTGGCCGCAGACTGCATGCAACGCCTGCAGAAAGCCCTGCg GAACGGATCCAGGAAGTACCCTCCTCATCTGGTAGAGGTGGAGGCCATCCAACACAAGACAACTCAGATCTTCCACAAAGTCTACTTCCCTGACGACACAGATGAG GCTTTCGAAGTGGAGTCCAGCACAAAGGCCAAGGACTTCTGCTTGAACATCTCGGAAAGGCTCCTGCTCAAGTCTCCCGAGGGCTTCAGTTTGTTTGTTAAGATCTCCGACAAG GTGATCAGTGTCCCAGAGGGAGATTTCTTCTTTGACTTCGTCAGGCACCTCACCGACTGGATCAAGAAAGCCAGGCCGGTGAAGGACG GTGCAGTGCCTTCACTGACCTACCAGGTGTTCTTCATGAAGAAACTGTGGACCAGCACGGTCCCAGGGAAGGACTCCTTTGCAGACTCCATCTTCCACTACTACCAG GAGCTGCCCAAGTACTTGCGTGGTTACCACAAGTGCTCTCGAGAGGAGGTCTTCCAGCTGGCGGCACTCATCTACCGCGTCAAGTTTGAGGATGACAAGTCGCACTTTCCCAACATCCCCAAGATGCTGAAAGAGCTGGTGCCTCAGGACCTGATCCGGCAGATGTCGCCCGACGACTGGAAACGG TCCGTGGTGGCATACTTCAACAAGCATGCTGGGAAGTCCCGGGAGGAGGCCAAGCTCATGTTCCTCAAAATCATTTTCAAGTGGGCCACGTTTGGATCGGCCTTTTTCGAGGTCAAG CAAACCACAGAGCCGAACTTCCCCGAGATCCTTCTGATAGCGATTAACAAGCACGGCGTGAGTCTCATTGACCCCAAGACGAAG GATATCCTCATCACACACCCCTTCACAAAAATCTCCAACTGGAGCAGCGGAAACACCTACTTCCACATCACCATTGGAAACCTGGTGCGGGGCAGCAAGCTGCTGTGCGAGACGTCTCTG GGCTACAAGATGGATGACCTCTTGACCTCGTACATCAGCCAGATGCTGACCACCATGAGCAAACAGCGCAGTTCCCGTGGCAACAGCAAGTGA